The region TAGGGATTTTACTAATCATCATATTAATTAGTTTTAGATTTAATTCCCGTTTATAAGCTTCCCTCTCTTCATCGGTATTTCCTTTCGTTGGAAGATCTAAGGAAAATACAGATGGTGTAAATCCTTGCGTAGCTAATTCTTCTGAAACAAAGTTGATTTTCGCCTCTGGTAAAGTCTCCCTGATAAAGTTTACAAATTCACGTGTATTCTTATAGGCATCAGCAATTCTTTGGTTCATTGAAGGTAATTGCCCGGCCAGTATTTCAATTTGAAGGGCTGTAGCTTCATTATCACACAGTACAAGATGTTTATCTATTTTGCTTAATAAATTTTCAGCTTTTTGGTTAGCTACACAATAACCGGCCGTACATTTCCCGCCACTTGGAAATTTTGATCCACTAACGTATGAAATGCTTTTTATAGATGATAATATTCCATCTTCAGCTAAGAATTGTACGTTAGGACAAAATGTTTGATCTAAAATAAAAACAGGATCAATAGCAGCTTCTCCACTCGCAGTTTTACGCTTTTTACTTAAAGCCTCTTTTAATTTTTCCAGGTCAGGAACTTCAACTCGAGGATTGGTTGGGATTTCAGCAATAATGTAAGGCACCGCATCATCTTTAGCAACCTGGTCTAAAACCATATCAGTACTTTGAACCATATCATTATCACCGTCTACCGGTAAATCCACAATTTCTACATTATCCAGGCTTGCAGCAACCCGTCGCGCCTGGTCGTTTGTGCCACCATAGCAATTAGGCGGGACTACAATCTTGATAGCCTTTCCCGGATGTTTTTCCAGAGCCTCGTCAATAAGGCCCATCATAATCGCATATTGCACCGAAAGTCCGCAAGAGCCAAGTAGCGCATTTGAATTTGTAGCCGTAATCTTTTTAATTGAATCTATTACACTTGCTTTGTTGGTGTCAATATTATTTTTCTCAGGAAAAGAAGAAGGTTTTCCTGTTAACAGCTTCAAAGCAGAAAAAGAATCTGCTGGGGTCATAGCAATACTTTCTCTTCTTCTCACGTGCTGAATTTCGGAGATATAACGCTCATTTTTTTCGCCATTAACTAATAGAATACTTCCAAGCTTAGGGTAAACACTAACCCAAAAATCAATATTTGGGTTGAGGTTAACTTTGCCAATTTCCCCTTCCTGTGAAATAAATATAGTACTGCCATTAAACTCAGTAATCTCTTCAGGCTTCTCAACCTGTTTTAATTCAAAATTATATCCGTACACTCTTTTTAGGGCTTCAGCATCAAAATATTCCGGTAACGAACCGCTATAAATAATTTGCGTATTTTTCTTATCGAAGAGATTTTTTCTCAAAATTGCTAAAACAGGAATCGTCCTTGAAGAAAAACTTATTATATTTTCCGACTTTAGATCATTTAATTTAGCAATTCCCCATTCCAGTACAGAAGATAATGGATGGCCTAATCTAATATAATCGAAAGCGGTAGGGAGTTCCTTGAGTGCTGATGTTTCAGAATTATTGGCAGCAAATAACTTTTCAAATTTCTCAACGAATTCAGTTTTCGCCAATTTTTCATTATAAATATCCAATCGATGAGTGGTTAGTTTCAGCCAGTCATTGGGTATATTTTCAATTATATCGTCAATATAATTTAGTACTTTTTGCTCTTTCATAACTTAACTTTTAGATAAGTTGGTAATATAAACTGCTTAGAACAATTTTAAAAGTAAAAGCGATCGATTTCTTTGAAGGTATAATTCTTTTTTTCACTTATTCCTTCAAAAAAATTCCATATTATTTATTAGTTTCCTTTGCCCTCTTTTCTTTATACAAAAGCATAAAATCTACCTTTAAAATTAATCATGTCAATTTGCAGTAATAGAGAGGTTCAAAGTTTATTCAACTTTCTGAAACTTTTTATAATAATCCTCGATTTCGGTAATTCTTAAATTCTGGTGTACCAGGATTTGATTTTTAAATTCCAGGCTTTCATCTTTTTTAATGGCTATTGGGTCTCGCCCGGGAAAAGCCATATTTTGCATGCTGCGACTTTTTCTTAAAATCCAACCCTGGTAATTTGGTAAATCCTCGGGTTTGCCCATAATCACAATTCCGGTTATTTCACCTGAATTATCAAAATTGCCTTCTATGTTCATCCACGGTCCGGCCTTTACCGGTAAGTTTTGCGGATTAACTATACCGTCTCTGGATTCAAAAACCACATCTCCAGGTAGTTTTAACCTAGGCGAAAACCCACCGTAACCTTTGGCATCTTGAGATCCTCCAATAGAAACGCCATCTTTTAAAGCCGTAAGTCTAATTTTAAAAGTCAGCGCATAGGTTTTCGGGTTAAATCGCTCGTAAATAAGCTCCAGGTTTTCTTTTAAAACAGGGTTTTTATCTGTTTCACCAAACCAGTGAATTTCCGCTTTTAAA is a window of Salegentibacter salegens DNA encoding:
- a CDS encoding DUF6807 family protein, which produces MHQFPLIKKAFCTLVLLSLQHQLFSQELEFQKDKEGVLLLEDEKPRYFYQEKSKSLDGKYARANYVHPLYNNNSEIITEDFPEDHLHHHGIFWSWHQLYAEGKRVGDPWLSEGISWQAEVTETTIKEKTAVLKAEIHWFGETDKNPVLKENLELIYERFNPKTYALTFKIRLTALKDGVSIGGSQDAKGYGGFSPRLKLPGDVVFESRDGIVNPQNLPVKAGPWMNIEGNFDNSGEITGIVIMGKPEDLPNYQGWILRKSRSMQNMAFPGRDPIAIKKDESLEFKNQILVHQNLRITEIEDYYKKFQKVE
- a CDS encoding PLP-dependent aminotransferase family protein, which produces MKEQKVLNYIDDIIENIPNDWLKLTTHRLDIYNEKLAKTEFVEKFEKLFAANNSETSALKELPTAFDYIRLGHPLSSVLEWGIAKLNDLKSENIISFSSRTIPVLAILRKNLFDKKNTQIIYSGSLPEYFDAEALKRVYGYNFELKQVEKPEEITEFNGSTIFISQEGEIGKVNLNPNIDFWVSVYPKLGSILLVNGEKNERYISEIQHVRRRESIAMTPADSFSALKLLTGKPSSFPEKNNIDTNKASVIDSIKKITATNSNALLGSCGLSVQYAIMMGLIDEALEKHPGKAIKIVVPPNCYGGTNDQARRVAASLDNVEIVDLPVDGDNDMVQSTDMVLDQVAKDDAVPYIIAEIPTNPRVEVPDLEKLKEALSKKRKTASGEAAIDPVFILDQTFCPNVQFLAEDGILSSIKSISYVSGSKFPSGGKCTAGYCVANQKAENLLSKIDKHLVLCDNEATALQIEILAGQLPSMNQRIADAYKNTREFVNFIRETLPEAKINFVSEELATQGFTPSVFSLDLPTKGNTDEEREAYKRELNLKLINMMISKIPNESKYCVSYGQLKGCYWTIPATSTQGTTKEDDKDYIARVSVSPDLDLELHKKVFLEFVEEI